In Plasmodium chabaudi chabaudi strain AS genome assembly, chromosome: 9, the following proteins share a genomic window:
- a CDS encoding structural maintenance of chromosomes protein 1, putative, whose translation MAKTDKKQFDDSSRSDEDYKYEGSVDTEENNKINRLKINSEKVLDQDFNNFINNEFLDISVSPSLDLSHSHLMSIKHGKDSNNLNDLNLTDKKYESVKGNDQSENSEGYSTDASNNEVTKKKHLNSAYQKEISKTGVEKSCNETSVIETGEENQSAIVAAPNSISYDKKYNNDYTNISKVNDLSLGNNYLSNSMASSMMTSKETELCFIKYLTVCNFKSYEGENIIGPFSKFTAIIGPNGSGKSNIMDCICFVLGIDNKYLRIKNLRKLIYHKENEKIENIAKRICYVKLIIESNSKETVELKRTLNYRGVTNFYINDRLVNKDEYTQFLRRNRIETKTKTCLIFQGDIEEIINKKPTELSKLFEYISGSNEYEQIYEDIKERLKEKQIACKNYLNEKKKIEQEIKIHKMQMNENIEHNKLKESYDNDIKNLYLFRLYHFLKKKDFFKEQLAIFKDQKMEFEQEVLSKNKDTANDLERKKIEKKKEFLKIDEQIKNKKIILNDLKIEINEIHEKRKFCQDNLNKIIANEKLKQAMQTHCTKFIDDLNERLEEQNKKLENEYKNKLKIFLKLFNKTDQIKKFVKEKNKKIYDNLIKEEQCVKGNKKFDFEKYNNDEEYITNLNIIRYIENLDEYKKNKEDYLYLCANSNININNYTNLCSNLKKDIKELQEECDNINRKKQKELIDLEAEKFAYDEISERIKKLTSLIEQDKNKIEENKIKLKEWNLNILGKEKQIENLEEEINVLNIHKKELLFVDKKKELIKNLKNIFGQDEIYDEISNLYEVTNPTYYTAINNIIHKYNNFLLVKNLETCTKCIQYLKNNKMHKMDFIPFENFIKIIEKNKKRHGINGNVEENEYLYEDNQNRYSGDKQYSDLSKIEKIINSFKKKNIVLANNCLVCDENYKLLFDYLIGEDTLIIENFEDAEQIKRKFPQINVNMVTLNGHIISKHNNLIIDICSKYSDHEKYNNNKLSISIYNKLLNQKEECRNAINDLNKNIIETNELINKHTNEYELNKKKYSSIIVKKNIFEKEIEAKNMLICTYENKIDKIQNGELKNKRNLLSTYDDELIQERSSLSSYQQKSFESLNTKLNVSNVYELVEHSNNELEKVDEHIMRIKNNIKKLNDDINELMDKKNEMNLFNKKENKQNEDVTQELETLQKEEETNNKKMEEIQVHIEELENIKKYIHKNINTINQELNELRDNINSSFEKHEYIENKIQNSKKKMQIYRQFIRDLLNECDINNINIFETNVMLKNKESDYDGQSEGHSNKQKKRADKRKRHNKSRRKSKLLEDAEYSDDHNKSDSESERMSSSDDTDESDDASNFDNISFDLIPEELKRLENENDINNESERLENEIEKKKRFLKIRNVNNNAEKEYDKLLTKLKIVDTNLNEGRKECNLFERNFRILQKKRSYKFLHCFNYIKNIIDNVYNNLTYNTKHHVGGQAFLDLCNYNEFNKDDEPFYCGIKYNNMPPMKRYFEISELSGGEKSISALALIFSIQKYINNSFIILDEVDANMDPIKINSLTRYLNSINSQVIVISLKDKFFSKSQTLVGVYKNKNKKCSKTITLDISKYRQDAPSTN comes from the coding sequence ATGGCAAAAACGGATAAGAAACAGTTTGATGACTCCTCACGGAGTGATGAAGactataaatatgaagGGAGTGTAGATacagaagaaaataataaaataaatagatTAAAGATAAATTCTGAAAAGGTGTTAGATCAAGATTtcaacaattttattaataatgaatttttaGATATTTCAGTATCACCTTCATTAGATTTATCACACAGTCATCTTATGAGTATTAAGCATGGAAAGGATAGCAACAATTTAAACGATCTTAATTTAactgataaaaaatatgaaagtGTAAAAGGAAATGATCAAAGTGAAAACAGTGAAGGATACAGTACGGATGCTTCAAATAATGAagtcacaaaaaaaaaacatttaaatAGTGCGTATCAAAAAGAGATATCAAAAACGGGTGTGGAAAAAAGTTGTAACGAAACAAGTGTAATAGAAACGGGTGAAGAAAATCAATCAGCAATTGTGGCTGCACCAAATAGTATAAgctatgataaaaaatataataatgattatacaaatatatctaaagtaaatgatttatcattaggaaataattatttaagtaATAGTATGGCATCAAGTATGATGACATCAAAAGAAACAgaattatgttttataaaatatttaaccgtttgtaattttaaaagttatgaaggtgaaaatattatcggACCCTTTTCAAAATTCACAGCAATAATTGGACCTAATGGATCAGGGAAATCAAATATTATGGATTGTATCTGTTTTGTTTTAGGTAtagataataaatatttaagaaTAAAGAATTTAAGAAAACTTATATAtcataaagaaaatgaaaaaatagaaaatatagCAAAAAGAATATGTTATGTTAAACTAATTATTGAAAGTAATAGTAAAGAAACTGtagaattaaaaagaaCTTTAAATTATAGAGGTgttacaaatttttatattaacgACAGATTAGTAAATAAAGATGAATACACACAATTTTTAAGAAGAAATAGGATTGAAACGAAAACAAAAACGTGTCTAATATTTCAAGGAGATATTgaagaaattataaataaaaaaccaACAGAATTATCTAAACTTTTTGAATACATAAGTGGATCAAATGAATATGAACAAATCTATGAAGACATTAAAGAAAGActtaaagaaaaacaaattgcttgtaaaaattatttaaatgaaaaaaaaaaaatcgaacaagaaataaaaatacataaaatgcaaatgaatgaaaatatagaacATAATAAACTTAAAGAAAGTTatgataatgatataaaaaatttatatctatttagattatatcattttttaaaaaaaaaagatttttttaaagaacagctagctatttttaaagatcaaaaaatggaattcGAACAAGAGGTCttaagtaaaaataaagatacaGCAAATGATTTagaacgaaaaaaaattgaaaaaaaaaaagaatttttaaaaattgatgaacagataaaaaataaaaaaataattttaaatgatttgaaaatagaaataaatgaaatacatgaaaaaagaaaattttgtcaagacaatttaaataaaattatagcaaatgaaaaattaaaacaagCTATGCAAACTCATTGTACTAAATTTATAGATGATCTCAATGAAAGATTAgaagaacaaaataaaaaattagaaaacgaatataaaaataaattaaagatATTCCTTAAACTGTTTAACAAAACcgatcaaataaaaaaatttgtaaaagaaaaaaataaaaaaatttatgacAACCTAATTAAGGAAGAACAATGTGTAaagggaaataaaaaattcgattttgaaaaatataacaatgaTGAAGAGTACATAACTAatctaaatataattagatatatagaaaacttagatgaatataaaaagaataaagaagattatttatatctatgTGCTAACAGTAACatcaatattaataattatacaaaCCTGTGTTCTAACTTAAAGAAAGACATAAAGGAATTACAAGAAGAGTGTGACAAtattaatagaaaaaaacaaaaggaACTTATCGATTTAGAAGCAGAAAAATTTGCATATGATGAAATATCGGAACGAATAAAAAAGCTAACTAGCTTAATTGAacaagataaaaataagattgaagaaaataaaataaagttaaAAGAATGGaacttaaatattttaggaaaagaaaaacaaattgaaaatttagaagaagaaattaatgtattaaatatacataaaaaagaattattatttgttgataaaaaaaaagaacttataaaaaatttaaaaaatatatttggacaagatgaaatatatgatgaaataTCAAACTTATATGAAGTAACAAATCCAACATATTATACtgctataaataatataatacataaatataataattttttattagttaaaaatttagaaacATGTACAAAATGTATACAATatcttaaaaataataaaatgcataaaatGGATTTTATAccttttgaaaattttataaaaattattgaaaaaaataaaaaaagacatggtataaatggaaatgtagaagaaaatgaatatcTATATGAAGACAATCAAAATAGATATTCAGGAGATAAACAATATTCTGATTTAAGTAagatagaaaaaataataaatagttttaaaaaaaaaaatattgttctTGCAAATAATTGCTTAGTATgtgatgaaaattataagttACTATTTGATTACCTTATTGGTGAAGACACATTaattattgaaaattttgaagacgctgaacaaattaaaagaaagtttccacaaataaatgtaaatatggTTACACTAAATGGGCATATAATATctaaacataataatttaattatagaTATATGTTCGAAATATTCAGATCATGAaaagtataataataacaagtTAAGTAtcagtatatataataaactcTTAAATCAAAAAGAGGAATGTAGAAATGCAATTAacgatttaaataaaaatatcattgAAACTAATGAATTAATCAATAAACACACTAATGAATATGaactaaataaaaaaaaatattcaagcataattgtaaaaaaaaatatttttgaaaaagaaatagaagcaaaaaatatgctgatatgtacatatgaaaataaaattgataaaatacaaaatggtgaactaaaaaataaaagaaatttaCTAAGCACCTATGATGATGAACTAATTCAAGAACGAAGTAGTTTATCTTCTTATCAACAAAAATCATTTGAATCTTTAAacacaaaattaaatgtaTCAAATGTCTATGAACTTGTTGAACATAGTAATAATGAATTGGAAAAGGTAGATGAACATATAATgcgaattaaaaataatataaaaaaattaaatgatgatataaaCGAATTGAtggacaaaaaaaatgaaatgaatttatttaataaaaaagaaaataagcAAAATGAAGATGTCACACAAGAATTAGAAACATTACAAAAGGAAgaagaaacaaataataaaaagatgGAAGAAATTCAAGTCCATATTGAagaattagaaaatattaaaaaatatatacataaaaatattaatactaTAAATCAAGAATTAAATGAGTTACgagataatattaattcaaGTTTTGAAAAACatgaatatattgaaaataaaatacaaaattctaaaaaaaaaatgcaaatatataGGCAATTCATTAGAGATTTACTAAATGAATGtgacataaataatataaatattttcgaAACGAATGTTATGctaaaaaataaggaaAGCGATTATGATGGTCAATCGGAAGGACATtcaaataaacaaaaaaagcgAGCAgacaaaagaaaaagacaTAACAAGTCGAGACGAAAAAGTAAACTCTTAGAGGATGCTGAGTATAGTGATGACCATAACAAATCAGACAGCGAAAGCGAACGCATGAGTAGTAGTGATGATACAGATGAATCCGATGATGCATCTAATTTTGATAACATTTCTTTTGATTTGATCCCAGAGGAATTAAAACGattagaaaatgaaaatgatataaataatgaaagcGAAAGgttagaaaatgaaattgaaaaaaaaaaaagatttttaaaaataagaaatgtaaataataatgctgAAAAggaatatgataaattattaacaaaattaaaaatagttgatacaaatttaaatgaagGAAGAAAAGAatgtaatttatttgaacGAAATTTTAGAAtactacaaaaaaaaaggtcatataaatttttacattgttttaattatattaaaaatattatagataatgtatataataatttaacatataatacaaaacaTCATGTAGGAGGTCAAGCATTTTTAGATTTATGTAATTACaatgaatttaataaaGATGATGAACCTTTTTATTGTggaattaaatataataatatgccACCTATGAAACgatattttgaaatatcGGAACTTAGTGGTGGTGAAAAAAGTATTAGTGCATTAGCATTAATATTCTCGatccaaaaatatatcaataattcttttattattcttgATGAAGTAGATGCAAATATGGATCccataaaaattaactCCCTAACTAGATACCTTAACTCTATCAATAGTCAGGTTATTGTTATCTCATTGAAAGATAAATTCTTCAGTAAAAGTCAAACCCTTGTTGGtgtttacaaaaataaaaataaaaaatgttcaAAGACCATCACTCTTGACATTAGCAAGTACCGCCAAGATGCCCCCTCGACCAACTAG